One window of Fibrobacter sp. genomic DNA carries:
- a CDS encoding radical SAM protein: MIQANEYDPYRNFLYRTRNFHYDSLVVENTNRCTAKCAMCYLSAGENGKGDKLDMNVAKKCIREAAKQDCIAKRFHLAGGESFIYKDDCCELFACARKAGFKVISCTTNAFWSKKLDNARRVCEEIRKSGLTHMEISWDYWHYQFVSPETINNCLQACYENEIATNLRLLTTRSHQMKEVMDLLDPDVVKLADKISCGQVSAIGRATKLLNEDDLYNPPCGMNAVCENNFCVTVSSKGFVAPCCAGLDQCDEYVNGNIYKESLASILKKMNKDVVLRRIAFLGIKSFFPIFKECGIEYRGKHMSPCKICAQVFSKKENIDAVRAYISRHDI; the protein is encoded by the coding sequence ATGATTCAAGCAAATGAATATGATCCATATCGGAACTTCCTATATAGGACTAGGAATTTCCATTATGACAGTCTAGTAGTGGAAAATACCAATCGCTGTACAGCGAAGTGCGCGATGTGTTACCTGTCTGCAGGTGAGAATGGTAAAGGCGATAAATTAGACATGAATGTCGCAAAAAAGTGCATCCGTGAGGCGGCAAAACAAGATTGTATCGCAAAGAGATTCCATTTGGCTGGAGGGGAATCATTTATTTACAAGGATGATTGCTGTGAGTTGTTTGCTTGTGCGAGAAAAGCCGGCTTTAAAGTAATATCCTGTACGACGAACGCCTTTTGGAGCAAGAAGTTGGACAATGCACGGCGTGTCTGTGAGGAAATCCGTAAGAGTGGCCTCACCCACATGGAAATATCTTGGGATTATTGGCATTACCAGTTTGTAAGCCCCGAAACCATAAATAATTGCCTCCAGGCCTGTTACGAGAATGAAATCGCGACGAACCTTCGGTTGCTTACGACCAGAAGTCATCAGATGAAAGAGGTCATGGATCTTCTTGATCCAGATGTTGTAAAGTTGGCAGACAAAATATCTTGCGGCCAGGTTTCGGCAATTGGTCGAGCTACGAAACTTTTGAATGAGGATGACTTATATAATCCGCCGTGTGGAATGAATGCCGTTTGTGAAAATAATTTTTGTGTGACCGTTAGCTCAAAAGGATTCGTTGCTCCTTGTTGCGCTGGGCTTGATCAATGCGACGAATACGTCAATGGCAATATATACAAAGAGAGCCTTGCATCCATTTTAAAAAAGATGAACAAGGATGTCGTTTTGAGAAGAATCGCATTCTTGGGCATAAAATCTTTTTTCCCGATTTTTAAGGAATGCGGTATTGAATATCGGGGAAAACACATGTCCCCGTGTAAAATCTGCGCACAGGTGTTTTCGAAAAAAGAGAATATTGATGCCGTTAGGGCGTACATAAGTCGTCATGATATTTAA
- a CDS encoding GNAT family protein has product MENFLDEIPDVELRGDRVILRLLGKQDAEAVFALVDRNREFLSRHLPWPAECVNVEDVEARIDSWEMQALMANGACWGIFEQGAHSLTSADSQSAGVQQSAGGQHLAGVQQPADGLHPANGPQLAGVIVLGWIQAAHRSASVSYWLGEEFTGRGLATSALVLLSRFAFETLGLNRLEISASVQNSASIAVARRAGFAEEGVCREYEYINGHFEDHLRLSLLAKDV; this is encoded by the coding sequence ATGGAAAACTTCCTGGACGAAATTCCCGACGTAGAGCTGCGCGGTGACCGCGTAATCCTCCGCTTGCTCGGCAAGCAGGATGCGGAAGCGGTTTTTGCCCTCGTCGACCGGAACCGAGAGTTCCTTTCGCGCCACTTGCCTTGGCCCGCGGAATGCGTGAACGTCGAGGATGTCGAGGCGCGGATTGATTCCTGGGAAATGCAGGCCCTCATGGCGAATGGCGCCTGTTGGGGAATTTTCGAGCAGGGCGCGCACAGTTTGACCTCCGCAGACAGCCAATCGGCGGGCGTTCAACAGTCTGCTGGCGGCCAGCATCTCGCGGGCGTTCAACAACCTGCAGATGGTCTGCATCCCGCAAACGGCCCGCAGCTGGCCGGAGTCATCGTGCTCGGCTGGATTCAGGCGGCGCACCGGTCCGCGAGCGTCAGTTACTGGCTGGGCGAAGAATTTACGGGGCGCGGCCTTGCTACTTCGGCCCTCGTGCTCCTTTCACGTTTTGCGTTCGAAACGCTCGGCCTGAACCGTCTCGAGATTTCGGCCTCGGTCCAGAACTCCGCGAGCATTGCTGTTGCCCGCCGCGCCGGCTTCGCGGAAGAGGGCGTCTGCCGCGAATACGAATATATCAACGGCCATTTCGAAGATCACCTGCGCCTTTCGCTCCTTGCGAAAGACGTTTAA
- a CDS encoding FlgD immunoglobulin-like domain containing protein, with the protein MKKLCLLCLLAISMSFASLKVEGYHCLEDEDFQLVNKDGKKIQGFKIVLYRYAYDTSKGIKISKGSNLGGAKKVSLERMSAQMYKIELDFSNATIPAGGTFPSDGGYLWVDLASLDDGYVGPRVLAKCAYQKGEMPNTVVISSGKILWGKYKSVPSEKRIGLLKKGSDTKCSNSFKPVGEVSIYLDAEDSNNDNGITGNQNPPGISVAESGVGFTYCVEYASSLPRISYDYVVLQLDKECPSGSYSFVRHHDTEDSRNKNSTSGDVWPSVVGDNADLQYCFVPKDGGSKEKFPFSEDGYGIFANPAEKITNVDHSRIKVDDEDSKNANSWKYYGKANDYQARIHKIIEDGSNTFYHTVKWNGKTLKKEANMVIVDQAAPAVKSFSPEIRGFDHSAVTVELKSAGNVNISIVNLKGAVVATISRENLQPGFHSFDWHSGIVPNGRYIVTVKQNGMVAAKNVILK; encoded by the coding sequence ATGAAAAAATTATGTCTGTTGTGCCTATTGGCGATTTCAATGAGCTTTGCTTCGCTAAAGGTTGAAGGATATCATTGCCTTGAAGATGAGGATTTTCAATTGGTGAATAAGGATGGTAAAAAAATACAAGGTTTTAAAATAGTACTTTACCGCTATGCCTATGATACATCAAAGGGCATAAAAATATCTAAAGGTTCTAATTTAGGTGGTGCCAAAAAAGTTAGTCTTGAAAGGATGTCTGCCCAAATGTATAAAATAGAGCTTGATTTCAGCAATGCTACTATTCCCGCGGGGGGGACTTTCCCGAGCGATGGCGGGTATTTATGGGTGGATTTGGCTTCTTTGGATGATGGATATGTGGGCCCGCGCGTTTTGGCCAAATGTGCCTATCAAAAGGGTGAAATGCCGAATACTGTTGTCATTTCGTCTGGAAAGATTTTGTGGGGAAAATACAAGTCTGTTCCTAGCGAAAAGAGAATTGGACTTTTGAAAAAAGGCTCGGATACCAAGTGTTCTAATTCGTTTAAACCTGTTGGCGAAGTCTCTATTTATTTGGATGCAGAGGATAGCAACAATGATAATGGTATAACGGGTAACCAAAATCCGCCGGGAATTTCTGTTGCCGAATCGGGGGTAGGATTCACGTATTGCGTCGAATATGCAAGTTCCCTTCCTCGGATTTCCTATGATTACGTTGTTTTGCAATTGGATAAAGAATGCCCAAGTGGATCGTATTCGTTTGTGCGTCATCATGATACGGAAGATTCTAGAAATAAAAATAGTACGAGTGGGGATGTATGGCCTAGCGTGGTTGGCGATAATGCTGATTTGCAATATTGCTTTGTGCCGAAAGATGGTGGGTCAAAGGAAAAATTCCCGTTTTCCGAGGACGGATATGGAATCTTCGCCAATCCTGCTGAAAAAATAACCAATGTCGATCATTCTAGAATCAAAGTGGATGATGAAGATAGCAAGAATGCGAATTCCTGGAAATATTATGGCAAGGCCAATGATTACCAGGCTAGGATTCATAAAATTATAGAAGATGGTTCGAATACATTCTATCACACCGTCAAATGGAACGGAAAGACCCTGAAGAAGGAAGCGAACATGGTCATCGTCGACCAGGCCGCACCTGCCGTTAAGTCGTTCTCTCCCGAAATCAGGGGCTTTGACCATTCTGCCGTCACTGTCGAACTCAAGTCCGCCGGCAACGTCAATATTTCCATCGTGAACCTCAAGGGCGCTGTAGTCGCCACCATCTCTCGCGAAAACCTCCAGCCGGGTTTCCATTCCTTTGACTGGCATTCTGGAATCGTTCCCAACGGTCGCTACATCGTGACCGTCAAGCAGAACGGCATGGTCGCTGCGAAGAACGTGATTCTCAAGTAA
- a CDS encoding TIGR02147 family protein, whose translation MDNGEKIISTEPDVLQYTNFRVYLRDYYEYKKQTQPSFSLRFFAEKAGLSSHAHLKLTIDGKRNITKGTVLKIIQGLGLEKQRAAYFESLVFFNQAQNDTEKQVYYAQLLKASPRSKLHKMDKAQFRIFREWHHSVILEMVGLKGFKPIPDLVSKRLHGMVTPSQVTESIELLLETGLLVKTANGYRQRDPLLTTDDEVQDMMVKLYHQQMLRISSNMLSELPSAERDISALTFSIKREDFPNLKKHIQLMRKELLDFSAKPGEGDDVVQVNIQLFPLTRGV comes from the coding sequence ATGGACAACGGAGAGAAAATAATTTCAACCGAACCGGATGTGCTGCAGTACACCAATTTCAGGGTGTACCTTCGCGACTACTACGAGTACAAGAAGCAGACGCAGCCCTCCTTCAGTTTGCGGTTCTTTGCCGAAAAGGCGGGCCTTTCTAGCCACGCCCATTTGAAGCTTACTATCGACGGCAAGCGCAACATCACGAAGGGGACCGTTCTCAAGATTATCCAGGGTCTCGGTCTCGAAAAGCAGAGGGCCGCCTACTTCGAAAGCCTCGTCTTCTTCAACCAGGCCCAGAACGACACCGAAAAGCAGGTTTACTACGCGCAGCTCCTCAAGGCGAGCCCGCGCTCCAAGCTCCACAAGATGGACAAGGCCCAGTTCCGCATTTTCAGGGAATGGCACCATTCCGTGATCCTCGAGATGGTGGGCCTCAAGGGCTTCAAGCCCATTCCCGACCTGGTGAGCAAGCGCCTCCACGGCATGGTGACGCCTTCGCAGGTCACCGAATCTATTGAACTTCTGCTGGAAACCGGCCTCCTGGTGAAGACCGCGAACGGTTACCGCCAGCGCGACCCGCTCCTCACCACCGACGACGAGGTGCAGGACATGATGGTAAAGCTCTATCACCAGCAGATGCTGCGCATTTCCAGCAATATGCTCTCGGAACTCCCGAGCGCAGAACGCGATATATCTGCACTTACGTTCAGTATTAAGCGCGAAGATTTCCCCAATTTGAAGAAACATATCCAACTCATGCGCAAGGAACTACTAGATTTCTCTGCAAAACCCGGAGAGGGTGATGATGTGGTGCAGGTGAATATACAGCTGTTCCCGCTGACTCGAGGAGTGTGA
- a CDS encoding carbohydrate binding domain-containing protein, which produces MRFYGFLACPVLAASLLIGCSSDGGSESLAGIEIGNPALALTADFSVDYTEVVPGSLRKQANEEKEPVLLDSFTMTLTDVITYSSYYSVVPPEIKENGNPVWPGEDVPEGRLPISFTEGTSVDEPFKSINLDDGGYLKEIGVLFKPEGPNSAIRGRVLLDGEYVPFEYDLNGFQQIGMRYHLSQIDLSSDSIANLSVVFHVRCFAKAVDFSKAEIADDGVIHLDNANNVAIWQALNKNFVPSFRPLRYSYTDAQGNEGEDFVKDIWDGVIGAMSDNTIVNGDFSNGLNNWIFFTQMRGEATANVVGSKNGGYTLEVDVTKGGNKSYSVQLLQEDVALVAGKKYKCVFTIWSNVEGPITARIGTYDDYETVGFQEHPIVKTSGQSFEKEFSPRESTPFARFELNLGGSVRKFYIKDIKIYRLEQ; this is translated from the coding sequence ATGCGGTTTTATGGGTTCTTAGCGTGCCCCGTGCTTGCGGCGTCTTTGCTTATCGGTTGTTCTTCCGATGGGGGTTCTGAATCTCTTGCCGGAATTGAGATTGGGAATCCCGCGCTCGCCTTGACGGCGGACTTCTCGGTGGACTACACCGAGGTGGTTCCCGGTTCTCTGCGCAAGCAGGCCAATGAAGAGAAGGAACCGGTACTGCTGGATTCCTTTACCATGACCCTGACCGACGTCATTACGTATTCCAGTTACTATTCGGTCGTTCCTCCCGAAATCAAGGAAAATGGAAATCCCGTCTGGCCCGGAGAGGATGTTCCCGAAGGCCGCCTGCCCATCTCGTTTACGGAGGGCACCTCGGTCGACGAGCCCTTCAAGTCCATCAATCTCGATGACGGGGGCTACCTGAAGGAAATCGGCGTGCTGTTCAAGCCCGAGGGGCCGAATTCGGCAATCCGCGGCCGCGTACTGCTCGATGGCGAATATGTCCCGTTCGAATACGATCTGAACGGATTCCAGCAAATCGGGATGCGCTACCACCTCTCGCAGATTGATCTGTCGTCCGACAGTATTGCAAATTTGTCTGTAGTATTCCACGTGCGCTGCTTTGCCAAGGCGGTCGACTTCTCCAAGGCGGAAATTGCTGACGATGGAGTCATCCACCTGGACAACGCGAACAACGTCGCGATATGGCAGGCCTTGAACAAGAACTTTGTCCCGAGCTTCCGTCCGTTGCGCTACAGTTATACGGATGCCCAGGGTAACGAGGGCGAAGACTTTGTCAAGGATATCTGGGATGGAGTTATCGGCGCGATGAGCGACAACACCATCGTTAACGGAGATTTCTCGAACGGGCTCAACAACTGGATATTCTTTACCCAGATGCGCGGCGAGGCGACGGCGAATGTCGTCGGATCCAAGAACGGCGGTTACACGCTCGAAGTCGATGTCACGAAGGGCGGTAACAAGTCGTACAGCGTGCAGCTCCTTCAAGAAGACGTGGCGCTTGTCGCCGGCAAGAAGTACAAATGCGTGTTTACCATCTGGTCGAATGTCGAAGGCCCGATTACTGCTCGCATTGGCACGTACGATGACTACGAAACCGTGGGCTTCCAGGAACACCCGATCGTAAAGACGTCGGGCCAGTCGTTCGAGAAGGAATTCTCCCCGCGTGAAAGTACCCCGTTCGCGCGGTTCGAACTGAACCTCGGCGGATCGGTGCGCAAGTTCTACATCAAGGACATCAAGATTTACCGTCTTGAACAGTAA
- a CDS encoding GGDEF domain-containing protein, with translation MHRRTTEIEMQDLDQTIVTPGKTLKFEKIELRPHLIILYPQTQFKQIALEKGTVTLGRGQDADIRLDDELVSRKHCSLTFDGIHVTVEDLGSTNGTFVDGQPVVRASLDSDNRLQLGKMVMKIEFKDKSEEAFDRALYEAATIDPLTKISNRRNFFDRSLGELALARRNNYYVHTIMVDADHFKRVNDTWGHQCGDMVLKEIARILSEEKRECDLLARYGGEEFLLLLAGIGPEDARKSAERLRASIERHRFSWKDTVIPVTISLGLCTRQGEDIPKIEEMIAESDRMLYTAKECGRNQVAFR, from the coding sequence GTGCACAGGCGTACCACGGAGATAGAAATGCAGGACCTCGACCAGACCATCGTCACACCGGGCAAGACCCTCAAATTCGAGAAAATCGAACTGAGGCCGCACTTGATTATCCTGTACCCGCAGACGCAGTTCAAGCAGATCGCCCTCGAAAAGGGGACGGTGACGCTAGGCCGCGGCCAGGACGCCGACATCAGGCTCGACGACGAACTCGTGAGCCGCAAGCACTGCTCCCTGACATTCGACGGCATCCACGTGACGGTCGAAGACCTCGGAAGCACCAACGGCACCTTCGTCGACGGCCAGCCCGTCGTGCGCGCCTCGCTCGATTCCGACAACCGCCTGCAGCTCGGCAAGATGGTGATGAAAATCGAATTCAAGGACAAGAGCGAAGAAGCCTTCGACCGCGCATTGTACGAAGCGGCCACCATCGACCCGCTGACCAAAATCAGCAACCGCAGGAACTTTTTCGACAGGAGCCTCGGCGAACTCGCCCTCGCCCGCCGGAACAATTACTATGTCCACACAATCATGGTGGACGCAGACCACTTCAAGCGCGTGAACGACACCTGGGGCCACCAGTGCGGCGACATGGTGCTCAAGGAAATCGCCCGAATCCTCTCCGAAGAAAAACGCGAATGCGATTTGCTCGCCCGCTACGGCGGGGAGGAGTTCCTGCTTTTGCTCGCAGGCATCGGGCCCGAAGACGCACGCAAGAGCGCGGAACGCCTGCGCGCCTCCATCGAGAGGCACCGTTTTTCGTGGAAGGATACCGTCATCCCCGTGACGATTTCGCTCGGGCTCTGCACCAGGCAGGGCGAAGATATCCCGAAAATAGAGGAAATGATTGCGGAATCCGACCGCATGCTCTATACGGCAAAGGAATGCGGGCGCAACCAGGTCGCCTTCCGGTAA
- a CDS encoding fibro-slime domain-containing protein — protein MENHIMKKYKTSLTGFVLGIMVLLVGIQGAMAQFNTAPVTCKGTVYLKAPADWDAAYIGGKNVNNVKRMTLNDEGFFQYDLANLGITDNQNPGFSIGNKASGAGLQIINASRFAFAATNTNDTNWPTNNATIQCPGEGRSVYVSESPQRAGFTYTGAYAADAKYFFMLVPDEKEWQSDDLMISYTTSRGTKKDTALAPSSELCGWVYMVFNTPPDDAVIYLKNTPTTQLGLNGLWDDDEVADPIDLALVFDAFSVNKLYFIPDDAAWPPGDDSKGWYTVDPGVTGTCQFTLAAVIYDTDMSLNPAFSDCCGQDKGNNNRLVDACVGVQHGLVEVDLGPDNKPKFSGSTAARNCFGGGTDAEANFYALFNYVQGKNEVQCYDMPFRHYGTDTRWGFDSDSTETMSGRNKIIGGFYPLENSSDTGVVTLMINGVPTKAGPLLAARKKREAAGPVPNNAKEALGVELDYYCKTPGWPNGKDCQGRFADGSEFTDPDLWCWGSYCADAFGVPGFNRWGDCDGCDFPTETRNQHFCFESHANFTYNEGQEFTFRGDDDIWVFINKKIAVDNGGAHLAAPGHVVLKNLNAHYTPGCSGDNCFLVPGKDYPIDIFFCDRRTSMSNVIIKTNMYIKQSTGIDFTTKDLGNGGLEMDICVEKTGGGDCAAVALGGGGGQTTTKECGNDISENIAYSIKTRKKEIPPNCADCAALPLGGTVHGGIDLSNPKMPIVYPEKVTGLAPGTYYLYFTVNGKEAAYKFRVKGNLGIVSNDVTFNDIDEAGAAYPNGTQWKFVDKALAGTRIPIYVSAPAEDGTVDIISPPGQSYTLILSAGANLYKNKDDEIPLVVPFAGQVNPTGIDTFWVDVPLAGLSSAVQEIVATVGNTSAKLSFFAPKLDFATPKTKDADGNVTDWDYVVEDPNVDQDGSEYFHWVNSDVDFYLVVRDPSTGLICKECNFSIDALEKSEGLEIMVSAFTEGVALVRVRSSKEYSTEAATMLVGSLENGGIAAPYGNMHFFKPPAPMPLIVDIFDVKGAPLGEMNIPSEYYTESADYLDGRADSLAIIYDRQIHKDSVPTFICLHFDDDHLTKINPYKMGISNNKRDTLMECSTQFDSATVWKAYEKSPNNGRTLVFSVDSAFTVDVKTLVKPENKIASFTEYEWKHMPVRTFFEKGLTDRIAPVILSARASAETDGGVYDLLTIAVSEPVIFTDANNGTQSFTYYLNSAINSQERDRFTHATAQGRPQDRRDTLTMRYYNANVQNPTPHVGDYIRFRADAFMWVDTSNGAAPGSDTLRLASDAAMHWNSPTDYKATDRLPSPWVQVVGDAKIDVTTISFNYSDPTAVNDSTPVGKVYPVKTNESLDDIKEKYPGKLGHFVQSDMGAIIGSDTAYAKVEKGDVVFHYEVDYFTNLGAFVARQKGKIACDDPFFSATPEGPAHSGDCVKNPRNFFIAWNMLSKQNRLVGTGAYITKYASYVKLGNMGKKAKKELTEVWGVKRGKNKATKK, from the coding sequence ATGGAAAACCACATTATGAAGAAATACAAGACCTCGCTGACCGGGTTTGTTTTGGGAATCATGGTGCTCCTTGTTGGAATTCAAGGGGCTATGGCGCAGTTTAATACCGCTCCTGTCACATGTAAGGGAACGGTCTACCTCAAGGCTCCCGCAGATTGGGATGCAGCCTATATTGGCGGAAAAAACGTCAATAACGTCAAGCGAATGACGTTAAATGATGAAGGTTTTTTCCAGTATGATCTTGCCAACCTCGGAATCACGGATAACCAAAATCCGGGTTTTTCCATAGGCAACAAGGCTTCGGGCGCTGGTCTCCAGATTATTAACGCCTCGAGGTTCGCTTTTGCGGCGACGAACACCAATGACACCAACTGGCCCACGAATAATGCCACTATTCAGTGCCCTGGTGAAGGCCGTTCTGTCTATGTGTCTGAAAGTCCGCAGCGCGCCGGCTTTACCTACACTGGTGCATATGCCGCCGATGCGAAGTATTTCTTTATGCTTGTTCCCGACGAAAAGGAATGGCAGTCCGACGACCTGATGATTTCTTACACCACATCCAGGGGAACCAAGAAAGACACTGCACTCGCCCCTTCCAGCGAACTGTGCGGATGGGTCTACATGGTTTTCAATACTCCTCCAGATGACGCCGTCATTTACCTCAAGAATACTCCTACCACACAGCTCGGTCTCAACGGCCTTTGGGATGACGACGAAGTCGCTGACCCGATTGACCTGGCCCTGGTATTTGATGCTTTCTCTGTGAACAAGCTCTACTTTATCCCGGACGATGCCGCCTGGCCTCCTGGAGACGATAGCAAGGGATGGTACACGGTTGACCCGGGTGTTACTGGAACGTGCCAATTCACGCTTGCTGCCGTGATTTACGATACCGACATGAGCCTCAACCCGGCTTTCTCTGATTGCTGTGGTCAAGATAAAGGCAATAACAATCGATTAGTTGATGCCTGTGTCGGCGTGCAGCATGGCCTTGTCGAAGTCGATCTTGGCCCCGATAACAAGCCCAAATTCTCTGGTTCTACGGCTGCTAGGAATTGCTTTGGCGGTGGTACTGATGCTGAGGCGAATTTCTACGCATTGTTCAACTATGTCCAGGGCAAGAACGAGGTCCAGTGCTACGATATGCCTTTCCGCCACTACGGCACGGATACGCGCTGGGGCTTTGATTCCGACTCTACGGAAACCATGAGTGGACGAAACAAGATTATCGGTGGTTTCTATCCGCTGGAAAACTCTTCGGATACTGGCGTGGTAACCTTGATGATTAACGGTGTCCCGACGAAGGCTGGTCCGCTTCTTGCGGCAAGAAAGAAACGTGAGGCTGCCGGTCCGGTGCCGAACAACGCTAAGGAAGCTCTCGGCGTGGAACTTGACTATTACTGCAAGACTCCTGGTTGGCCTAACGGTAAGGATTGCCAGGGCCGGTTTGCCGACGGTAGCGAATTCACGGATCCTGACCTCTGGTGCTGGGGCTCTTACTGTGCTGACGCTTTTGGCGTGCCCGGATTTAACCGTTGGGGTGATTGCGATGGCTGTGACTTCCCCACGGAAACTCGCAACCAGCATTTCTGCTTTGAATCCCATGCGAACTTTACCTATAACGAAGGCCAGGAATTCACGTTCCGTGGCGACGACGACATCTGGGTGTTCATCAACAAGAAGATTGCCGTGGATAACGGCGGTGCTCACCTTGCCGCCCCGGGCCACGTGGTGTTGAAGAACCTTAACGCCCACTATACTCCCGGCTGCTCCGGAGACAATTGCTTCCTCGTTCCTGGCAAGGACTACCCGATCGACATCTTCTTCTGCGACCGTCGTACTTCGATGAGTAACGTCATTATCAAGACGAACATGTACATCAAGCAGTCTACCGGTATCGATTTCACGACCAAGGATTTGGGCAACGGCGGATTGGAAATGGATATCTGCGTCGAAAAGACTGGTGGCGGTGACTGTGCTGCCGTTGCCCTTGGTGGCGGTGGCGGCCAGACCACGACTAAGGAATGCGGCAATGACATTTCCGAAAATATCGCCTATTCGATCAAGACCCGCAAAAAGGAAATACCTCCCAATTGTGCCGACTGTGCAGCTCTGCCTCTCGGAGGCACGGTACATGGTGGTATAGACCTCTCGAACCCGAAGATGCCGATTGTCTATCCGGAAAAGGTAACGGGTCTCGCTCCTGGTACCTACTACCTGTATTTCACCGTCAATGGCAAGGAAGCCGCCTACAAGTTTAGGGTCAAGGGCAACCTCGGTATTGTTTCGAACGATGTTACCTTTAACGATATCGATGAAGCCGGAGCTGCTTACCCGAACGGCACCCAGTGGAAGTTCGTGGACAAGGCCCTTGCCGGTACGCGCATCCCGATTTATGTTTCTGCCCCTGCCGAAGACGGTACCGTGGATATCATTTCGCCCCCGGGTCAGAGCTACACGCTCATCCTTTCTGCTGGTGCGAACCTTTACAAGAACAAGGATGATGAGATTCCTCTCGTAGTTCCGTTTGCAGGTCAGGTGAACCCGACCGGTATCGATACGTTCTGGGTAGATGTCCCGCTGGCTGGTCTGTCGAGTGCTGTGCAGGAGATTGTCGCTACTGTCGGCAATACATCCGCGAAGCTCTCGTTCTTTGCGCCTAAGTTGGACTTTGCTACTCCGAAGACGAAGGATGCCGATGGCAACGTGACGGATTGGGACTATGTAGTGGAAGATCCGAATGTGGACCAGGATGGCTCCGAATACTTCCATTGGGTTAATTCCGATGTGGACTTCTACCTGGTGGTTAGGGACCCGTCGACCGGTTTGATTTGCAAGGAATGCAATTTCTCGATAGACGCTCTCGAAAAGTCCGAAGGCCTCGAAATTATGGTGAGCGCGTTCACCGAAGGTGTCGCTCTTGTCCGCGTGCGTTCGAGCAAGGAATACTCCACCGAAGCTGCGACCATGCTTGTCGGCTCTTTGGAGAATGGCGGCATTGCTGCCCCGTACGGCAACATGCACTTCTTCAAGCCGCCTGCACCGATGCCGCTCATTGTCGATATCTTCGACGTGAAGGGTGCTCCGCTTGGCGAGATGAACATCCCGAGCGAATACTACACTGAAAGTGCCGACTATCTGGATGGCCGTGCGGATTCTCTTGCGATTATCTATGACCGCCAGATCCACAAGGACTCCGTGCCGACCTTCATTTGCTTGCACTTCGACGACGACCATCTCACGAAAATCAACCCGTACAAGATGGGTATCTCGAATAACAAGAGGGATACCTTGATGGAATGCTCTACGCAGTTTGACTCCGCAACGGTCTGGAAAGCCTATGAAAAAAGCCCGAACAACGGACGTACCCTCGTGTTCTCCGTCGATTCCGCTTTCACTGTTGACGTGAAGACCCTGGTGAAGCCCGAGAACAAGATTGCCTCGTTCACGGAGTACGAATGGAAGCACATGCCGGTGAGAACCTTCTTCGAGAAGGGACTTACTGACCGTATTGCTCCTGTTATCCTTTCGGCACGCGCCTCGGCTGAAACGGATGGTGGCGTGTATGACTTGCTAACGATTGCTGTTTCCGAACCGGTAATCTTCACCGATGCCAACAATGGCACGCAGTCATTCACGTATTACCTGAATTCCGCCATCAACTCTCAGGAACGCGATCGCTTCACGCATGCGACTGCGCAGGGTAGGCCGCAGGACCGCAGAGATACGCTCACCATGCGTTACTATAACGCCAATGTCCAAAACCCGACGCCGCACGTGGGTGACTACATCCGCTTCCGTGCTGATGCGTTCATGTGGGTTGACACCTCGAATGGTGCTGCGCCTGGTTCCGATACGCTCCGCTTGGCTTCTGATGCGGCAATGCACTGGAATTCTCCGACGGACTACAAGGCTACGGACCGCTTGCCGTCTCCGTGGGTGCAGGTCGTGGGCGATGCCAAGATCGACGTGACTACGATTTCGTTCAACTATTCTGATCCGACGGCGGTAAACGATTCTACTCCGGTGGGCAAGGTTTACCCAGTGAAGACAAATGAAAGCCTCGATGACATCAAGGAGAAGTACCCGGGTAAACTCGGCCACTTCGTTCAGTCCGATATGGGTGCTATCATTGGGTCTGACACTGCTTACGCCAAGGTCGAAAAGGGTGACGTGGTCTTCCATTACGAGGTGGATTACTTCACGAACCTCGGTGCGTTTGTTGCTCGCCAGAAAGGCAAGATTGCCTGTGACGATCCGTTCTTCTCAGCGACTCCCGAGGGTCCGGCACATTCGGGTGACTGCGTGAAGAACCCGCGTAACTTCTTCATCGCTTGGAACATGCTTTCGAAGCAGAACCGTCTGGTGGGTACTGGCGCCTACATTACCAAGTACGCCTCCTACGTGAAGCTCGGCAACATGGGCAAGAAGGCGAAGAAGGAACTCACCGAAGTTTGGGGCGTGAAGCGCGGCAAAAACAAGGCGACCAAGAAGTAA